The Triplophysa rosa linkage group LG3, Trosa_1v2, whole genome shotgun sequence genome has a segment encoding these proteins:
- the zgc:123278 gene encoding tumor susceptibility gene 101 protein translates to MTITTVRDLRRMLPKTYDHRREVLSEVCMVLSQHKNLEAVKDKFVFNDGTVKNLISLTGTVMVFYEGKRYNIPVCLWLNESYPRSAPICYVKPTRDMMIVSSRHVNSNGEIMLPYLDEWRHTQCDLHSLIQVIMAVFSEVSPVCILQVDFFSFFEKIFKVCNSPRLIVLKI, encoded by the exons ATGACCATAACAACTGTCCGTGATCTTAGGAGGATGCTGCCTAag ACATATGATCACAGGAGGGAGGTCCTATCAGAGGTCTGTATGGTTCTGTCTCAGCACAAAAACCTCGAGGCTGTGAAGGACAAATTTG TCTTTAATGATGGGACAGTGAAGAACTTGATAAGTTTGACTGGAACTGTCATGGTGTTTTATGAAG GTAAACGTTACAACATTCCTGTGTGTTTGTGGCTAAATGAAAGTTATCCAAGAAGTGCCCCCATCTGCTATGTGAAACCCACCCGTGATATGATGATTGTGTCAAGTAGACATGTCAACAGCAATGGAGAGATCATGTTGCCTTATCTGGATGAATGGAGACAC acGCAGTGTGATCTTCACAGTTTGATTCAGGTTATTATGGCTGTTTTTAGTGAAGTTTCTCCAGTGTGCATACTTCAAGTAGACT ttttctccttttttgagaaGATCTTTAAAGTGTGCAACAGTCCGCGTCTGattgtgctcaaaatttaa